CGACATGCACCGCGCGCTGCGCGCCGCCGCGCCGTACCTCGGGCACGTGCAGGTCAGCGACTCCAACCGGTACCAGCCGGGTGCCGGGCACCTGGACTGGCCAGGGCTGGTGCGTACCCTGCTGGAACTGGACTACCAGGGCTGGCTGGCCCTGGAGTGCCGGCTGCGCGGCGACCCGGTCCGGGCCCTGCAACAGGCCGCCACGGTGCTGCGACACGCGTTGCCCCGGCGGGCCGCCGCATGACCGCCGGCGCCGCTTCCGCCCGCACCGGGGGACCGGCCGACCTGGTCGGGCTGCGCCAACTCGCGGTCGACACGCTCGACGCCAACTGGGAGCACGACCACACCGTCCCCTCGCGCACGCTCTACCCGCACCAGTGGAGCTGGGACTCCGCGTTCATCGCGATTGGGCTGGCCCAGGTCCGCCCCGAACGGGCCTGGCGGGAGCTGGCGAGCCTGTTCCGGGCGCAGTGGGCCGACGGACGGGTGCCCCACATCGTGTTCAACCCGGCGCTGCGGGTCGGCGCGTACTTCCCGGGGCCGGAGATGTGGCGCTCGGCGAACGTCCAGGGCACACCCAGCGTGGACACCTCCGGCCTGGTCCAGCCGCCGGTGCACGCGCTCGCCGCGTTGCTGGCGTACCGGCGGGCACCCGACCCCGCCGGCCTGGCAGCGCTGCGTCGGCTCTATCCCGCCCTGGTCGCCCAGCAGCGCTACCTGGCCGACCGGCGGGACGTGGCCGGCGACGGGCTGGTCTGCATCGTGCACCCGTGGGAGTCCGGGTTGGACAACAGCCCGGCCTGGGACGAGCCGATGGCCGCGGTCCCGGCCGAGGCCGCCGTCATGCGCGCGTACCGTCGGCATGACACCAGGCACGCCGATGCCGCGCACCGCCCCACGGACCTGGACTACGCGCGCTACCTGGCGATCGTCGCCGCCTACCGCGACCACGGCTACTCCGACCGGGACCTGGCCGGCGGCCACCCGTTCCTGGTGGAGTGCCCGCTGTTCAACGCCGCGTTCGGGGCCGCCGAACACGCGCTCGCCGAGATCGCCGCGCTCCTCGGCGACGACCCCGGGCCGCACCGGGCCCGCGCGGCCCGGATCACCGAGGCACTGGTACGACGGCTCTACGACCCGACCACCGGCACGTTCCAGCCTCGCGACCTGCGCGCCGACCGGCTGGTCAGCGCTCGTACCGTGCTCGGGCTGACGCCGCTGATCCTGCCGGACCTGCCGACCCGACAGGCCGACG
The window above is part of the Micromonospora sp. LH3U1 genome. Proteins encoded here:
- a CDS encoding MGH1-like glycoside hydrolase domain-containing protein, which encodes MTAGAASARTGGPADLVGLRQLAVDTLDANWEHDHTVPSRTLYPHQWSWDSAFIAIGLAQVRPERAWRELASLFRAQWADGRVPHIVFNPALRVGAYFPGPEMWRSANVQGTPSVDTSGLVQPPVHALAALLAYRRAPDPAGLAALRRLYPALVAQQRYLADRRDVAGDGLVCIVHPWESGLDNSPAWDEPMAAVPAEAAVMRAYRRHDTRHADAAHRPTDLDYARYLAIVAAYRDHGYSDRDLAGGHPFLVECPLFNAAFGAAEHALAEIAALLGDDPGPHRARAARITEALVRRLYDPTTGTFQPRDLRADRLVSARTVLGLTPLILPDLPTRQADALVVEARSARFGVARHMERPLPTYDRTAPDFEPLRYWRGPSWLNIGWLVRRGLLTQGHPGLAAGLRRSMVGLVAGAGCHEYFHPDSGVGLGSPAFGWTAALLLDLLADEPAP